In Scomber scombrus chromosome 17, fScoSco1.1, whole genome shotgun sequence, the following proteins share a genomic window:
- the LOC133998047 gene encoding hormonally up-regulated neu tumor-associated kinase homolog, with protein MPAAAVKPAPEGMVAEGGGEGERVVPQWEASALGRERLPLPSLKVPRELLRSFPHSKRVGSYLVGKMINKGSFAKVMEGLHIGMGEKVAIKVIDKKKARQDSYVLKNMKREPRIHQMVRHPHIVVLLETLETENSYYMAMELCAGGDLMDRICERKRLEEREVRRYTRQILSAVEHLHKHGIVHRDLKIENFLLDEHNNIKIVDFGLSNTLKAESLSLELLNTQCGSPAYAAPELLAHRKYGPKVDVWSVGVSMFAMLTGTLPFTVEPFNIKQLHQKMVNGEISSIPGDVSKGAASFVLSLLEPDPAKRPSVRAAMEERWINEGYAKKPLHTLSHKNRLCPEDLNSSVLAYMTETLGFSLSEIIHTLTTNRPSTIMASYHLLLNKLNRSQKGAKASKKLESNDWSLPSKNTWRERNNTEAKTQHQNEPTNEKVSKQPSRPLKAQQISEYQSSRKRPEHPHKKDQPEDDENRPPSPSLPQLPHSASPSLPPRLPSPSPAPLSAEDGATDEETAITLDTREALFPEVSVFGDRELVHLSPPKSSASQLCDSAPCQVPLPAEPNRDSSTSRPIRHTHLLRTTQSDGAADPGSDCFHDNRHQDDHSHHLSINERLEKLQTFYSSEKNGISPRMLLEADTHTTHSSDRDHLGTMESTQTSPSAPLPRLRNVGLKDGRSRKMTWVGLTRPGAPGLLVNGSKPPAFPSQRQHTLVIKSLRQERGKRRELSAAGGGGGGGGERVTAGGGMNGAKRNSVQLRSSLQRRVADLNLPLLPAALQGKTDRKNQLHSMDY; from the exons ATGCCAGCTGCTGCAGTGAAGCCCGCTCCGGAGGGCATGGTggcagagggagggggggaaggagAGCGTGTTGTGCCCCAGTGGGAAGCCTCCGCCCTGGGTCGGGAGCGGCTGCCTCTGCCCTCTCTGAAGGTCCCTAGGGAACTGCTGCGGAGCTTCCCCCACTCCAAACGGGTGGGATCCTACCTGGTGGGGAAAATGATCAACAAAGGGTCATTTGCCAAAGTGATGGAGGGGCTACACATTGGCATGGGGGAAAAG GTGGCCATTAAAGTGATTGACAAGAAGAAAGCACGTCAGGACTCGTATGTGCTGAAGAACATGAAGAGAGAACCTCGAATTCATCAGATGGTGCGACATCCTCACATCGTCGTCCTGCTGGAG ACCCTGGAGACGGAGAACAGCTACTACATGGCCATGGAGCTTTGTGCTGGAGGAGACCTGATGGATAGGATCTGTGAGAGGAAGAGGctggaggagagggaggtgCGGCGCTACACCCGACAGATTCTCTCTGCAGTGGAACACCTGCATAAACACGGCATTGTACACAG GGATTTAAAGATTGAAAACTTCCTGCTGGACGAACATAACAACATAAAGATTGTGG ACTTTGGCCTGAGTAACACTTTGAAGGCTGAATCTTTGTCTCTGGAGCTTCTCAACACCCAGTGTGGAAGTCCTGCCTACGCCGCCCCTGAGCTGCTCGCTCACAGGAAGTATGGACCCAAAGTGGACGTCTGGTCCGT AGGTGTGAGCATGTTTGCCATGCTGACAGGGACACTGCCCTTCACTGTTGAGCCTTTCAACATCAAACAGCTACACCAAAAGATGGTCAACGGAGAGATCAGCAGCATCCCTGGTGATGTCAGCAAAG GCGCTGCGTCGTTTGTGTTGTCTCTCTTGGAGCCAGACCCAGCTAAGAGACCCAGTGTCAGAGCTGCGATGGAGGAGAGATGGATCAATGAGGGATATGCCAAGAAACCactacacacactctcacataaaAACAG gtTGTGTCCAGAGGATCTCAACTCGTCTGTGCTGGCTTATATGACAGAGACGCTGGGCTTTTCCCTCTCTGAAATCATACACACGCTTACCACCAACCGACCCTCTACCATCATGGCCTCCTATCATCTGCTGCTCAACAAGCTCAACAGGAGCCAAAAAGGAGCCAAAGCCAGCAAG AAGCTAGAGAGCAATGACTGGAGTCTTCCCAGTAAGAACACATGGAGGGAGAGGAATAACACTGAAGCAAAGACTCAGCACCAG AACGAACCGACCAATGAAAAAGTCTCCAAGCAGCCCAGCAGACCTCTGAAGGCCCAACAGATAAGTGAATATCAAAGCAGCAGGAAGAGACCCGAGCACCCACACAAAAAAGACCAACCAGAGGACGATGAGAACCGTCCCCCGTCTCCCTCTTTACCCCAGCTTCCTCACTCAGCTTCCCCCTCTCTACCGCCTCGCCTCCCGTCTCCTTCCCCAGCCCCGCTGTCTGCAGAGGATGGGGCTACCGATGAGGAGACTGCCATCACCTTGGACACCAGAGAGGCTCTGTTTCCTGAGG TGTCCGTGTTCGGAGACAGAGAACTCGTCCACCTTTCTCCTCCTAAAAGCTCTGCATCTCAACTCTGTGACTCTGCCCCTTGCCAAGTCCCCTTACCCGCTGAGCCAAACAGAGACAGCAGCACGTCGAGACCGATccgacacacacacctgctcaggACGACGCAATCCGATGGCGCAGCAGACCCAGGGTCAGACTGCTTCCATGACAACCGCCACCAGGACGATCATTCTCATCACCTGAGCATCAACGAGCGTCTGGAGAAGCTGCAGACGTTCTACTCGTCAGAGAAGAACGGTATCTCTCCCAGGATGCTCCTGGAGGCcgacacacacaccacacactccTCAGACAGAGATCATTTGGGCACCATGGAGTCGACACAGACATCACCCTCTGCCCCCCTGCCCCGCCTGCGCAACGTGGGGCTCAAAGACGGACGGAGCAGGAAGATGACATGGGTAGGGTTGACCCGACCCGGGGCCCCAGGACTCCTGGTGAACGGGTCCAAACCTCCTGCATTCCCCTCACAGAGACAACACACTTTGGTTATCAAGAGCCTCAGGCAGGAGAgggggaagagaagagagctgtcggcagcaggaggaggaggaggaggaggaggagaaagagtgACAGCAGGAGGAGGCATGAATGGAGCCAAGAGGAACTCAGTTCAGTTACGTTCATCTCTCCAGCGTCGGGTGGCGGACCTGAATCTGCCATTGCTTCCTGCAGCCCTGCAgggaaaaacagacagaaagaaccAGCTACACAGCATGGACTACTGA